GGTGGCCGACAGCACGCTTTCTGAGCGCCGCGACACCCTGTATGACGCCGTGGTGATCCCCGGCGGGCCGCAGGGCAGCGTGAACCTTGCGGCCGATCGCGAGGTTATCCGTTTCATTTCCCTGCACGATGAGTGTGGAAAGTGGATTTGCCCTCTCTGTTCGGCAGCCGCGCGCGTGCTGGGCGGCAACGGGCTGCTGAAGGGCCGCCGCTACGTCTGCTCCGGCGATTTATGGCAATCGGTTGAAGACGGTGAATACGTTGATGCGCCGGTGGTGGAAGATAAAAATCTGCTGAGCGGCAAAGGTCTGGGCCATGCGTTCGACTTTGCGCTAACGCTGTCTGCTCGCCTGCTGGGCGACGAGGCGCCCGTTCGCGATCACGCTGAACACATCTACTACACCTGGTAATGTCCGTGCCGGATGCTAAGGGCATCCGGCCTACAGGGACTTCTGAGCTGGTCTTATGGATTATTCTGCTTAGCCCCTTCCGATTTGTCAGACAATTCCTGCCGTTTTTATGTCTTTTTTCGCTGAATTTATGTACGCAATTACTGTAATTCTGCGGTGTGATATTGCTCTCTTATGGATGATTAATTTCCCGCTAAAACTATCTGCAGCACGACCGCTTATGACGAGGTAAGCGCTAATGTCTTGTTTTATGTCCGATTAAATAAAAAGCACGCTGTTAATCCCTACAGAAAAGAATATTAAAGCTGGAGTTTACCATGCACAAATTTACTAAAGCGCTGGCGGCCATCGGCCTGGCTGCCGTTATGTCACAATCCGCTATGGCAGAAAATGTAAAACTCGGTTTTCTGGTTAAACAACCTGAAGAACCCTGGTTCCAGACCGAGTGGAAATTCGCCGATAAAGCCGGGAAAGATTTAGGCTTTGAGGTGATCAAAATCGCCGTGCCGGACGGTGAAAAAACGCTGAACGCTATCGACAGCCTGGCGGCCAGCGGCGCGAAAGGGTTCGTTATCTGTACGCCCGATCCTAAGCTTGGGTCCGCGATTGTCGCCAAGGCGCGCGGGTACGACATGAAGGTGATTGCGGTTGATGACCAGTTCGTCAATGCCAAAGGCAAACCGATGGATACCGTCCCGCTGGTGATGATGGCCGCGACTAAAATCGGCGAGCGCCAGGGCCAGGAATTATATAAAGAGATGCAAAAACGCGGCTGGGACGTTAAAGAGACCGGCGTAATGGCCATTACCGCCGACGAGCTGGATACCGCGCGTCGTCGTACTACCGGCTCTATGGATGCCCTGAAAGCCGCCGGCTTCCCGGAAAAACAGATCTACAAAGTGCCCACCAAATCTAACGATATCCCAGGCGCATTCGATGCGGCGAACTCAATGCTGGTGCAGCATCCGGAGGTTAAACACTGGCTGGTGGTCGGCATGAACGACAACACCGTGTTGGGCGGCGTGCGTGCAACCGAAGGCCAGGGCTTCAAAGCACCTGACGTGATTGGCATTGGTATTAACGGTGTCGATGCCGTCAGCGAGCTGTCGAAAGCGCAGGCGACGGGCTTCTACGGTTCTCTGCTGCCAAGCCCGGACGTTCACGGCTACAAATCCAGCGAGATGCTCTACAACTGGGTGACCAAAGGGGCTGAGCCGCCGAAATTCACCGAAGTGACCGACGTGGTGCTGATCACCCGCGATAACTTCAAAGAGGAGCTGGCGAAAAAAGGACTGGGCGGTAAATAACAGGCTGTGATTGTGCCCCTTACTTGCCGTAAGGGGCCTGACGTACACACAACAGGTATCACGGAGTCGTTATGCAACAGTCCTTACCGTATCTCTCTTTTCGCGGCATCGGTAAAACCTTCCCCGGTGTAAACGCGCTGACCGATATCAGCTTCGACTGCTATCCCGGCCAGGTTCACGCCCTGATGGGGGAGAACGGCGCGGGAAAATCCACGCTGCTCAAAATTCTCAGCGGTAACTACACGCCCACCACCGGCACGCTGGCTATTCGCGGCGAAGAGGTCGCCTTTGCCGACACCACGGCGGCGCTCAACGCGGGCGTTGCCATCATCTATCAGGAGCTGCACCTTATTCCTGAGATGACCGTGGCGGAAAACATCTATTTAGGCCAGCTGCCGCATAAAAGCGGCGTGGTCAATCGCTCGCTGCTGAACTATGAAGCGGGCCTGCAGTTAAAACACCTCGGGCTGGACGTCGATCCGCAAACGCCCCTGAAGTATCTCTCCATCGGCCAGTGGCAAATGGTGGAAATCGCCAAAGCGCTGGCGCGTAACGCCAAAATCATCGCCTTTGACGAGCCAACCAGTTCGTTATCCGCGCGGGAAATCGACAATCTTTTCCGGGTGATCCGCGAGCTGCGTAAAGAAGGCCGCATCATTTTGTATGTATCTCACCGCATGGAGGAGATTTTCGCCTTAAGCGATGCCATCACGGTATTCAAAGATGGCCGCTACGTGCGCACCTTCACCGATATGCAGCAGGTCAACCATGACCAGCTGGTACAGGCGATGGTCGGGCGCGATCTCGGGGATATCTACCACTGGAAACCGCGCGAGTACGGGCCGGAACGCCTGCGTCTGGATACGGTGAAAGCGCCCGGCGTGCGCACGCCCATTTCGCTTTCGGTGCGCAGCGGTGAAATTGTCGGGCTGTTTGGCCTGGTGGGGGCAGGGCGCAGCGAGCTGCTGAAAGGGCTGTTTGGCGGTACGCGCATTACCCAGGGGCAGATTCTGGTCGACGGGAAAAAAGTCGATATTCAGAAGCCTGCCCACGCCATCACCGCCGGCATCATGCTCTGCCCGGAAGATCGCAAGGCAGAAGGGATTATTCCGGTGCACTCGGTTCGCGACAACATCAATATCTCTGCTCGCCGCAAGTTTATCCGCGCCGGATGCCTGATCAACGACGGCTGGGAGTCGAGCAACGCCGAACACCACATCCGTTCGCTGAATATCAAAACGCCGGGTGCCGAACAGCTGATCATGAACCTTTCAGGCGGAAACCAGCAGAAGGCGATCCTGGGCCGCTGGCTGTCGGAAGACATGAAGGTGATTATGCTCGACGAGCCGACGCGCGGCATCGACGTGGGGGCGAAGCACGAAATCTATAACGTCATTTATGAGCTGGCAAAACGGGGCGTGGCGGTGCTATTCGCCTCAAGCGATCTGCCAGAGGTCCTCGGCGTTGCCGATCGCATCGTTGTGATGCGTGAAGGGGAAATTGCCGGTGAATTGCTGCATGAACAGGCGAATGAACAACTGGCGTTGAGTCTCGCCATGCCTAAAGTTAGCCAGGCTGTCGCCTGAGTAAGGAGTCAATGATGTCCTCTGTTACTACATCCGGAGCGCCGAAGACGGCATTCAGTTTTGGGCGCATCTGGGATCAGTACGGCATGCTGGTGGTCTTTGCCGTGCTGTTCCTCGCCTGCGCCATATTCGTTCCAAACTTCGCTACCTTCATCAATATGAAGGGACTCGGGCTGGCTATCTCAATGTCCGGTATGGTGGCCTGCGGAATGCTATTTTGTCTGGCCTCCGGCGATTTTGACCTGTCTGTGGCCTCGGTCATTGCCTGTGCGGGGGTGACCGCCGCGGTGGTGATCAACCTGACCGAAAGCCTGTGGATCGGCGTGCTGGCAGGGCTGATGCTGGGCGTGTTGAGCGGTCTGGTGAACGGGTTTGTTATCGCCCGGCTGAAGATCAACGCGCTGATCACCACCCTTGCCACCATGCAGATCGTTCGCGGCCTGGCCTACATTATCTCTGACGGTAAAGCTGTCGGGATTGAAGACGAGCGTTTCTTCACCCTGGGCTATGCCAACTGGCTGGGCCTGCCTGCGCCCATCTGGCTGACCGTTGCTTGCCTGATCCTGTTTGGTTTCCTGCTGAACCGCACCACCTTTGGCCGCAATACCCTGGCGATTGGCGGTAATGAAGAGGCGGCGCGTCTGGCGGGCGTACCTGTGGTGCGCACCAAAATCATCATCTTTGTGCTCTCGGGGCTGGTCTCGGCGGCTGCGGGGATTATTCTGGCCTCGCGCATGACCAGCGGCCAGCCAATGACCTCCATCGGTTATGAGCTGATTGTCATCTCAGCCTGCGTGTTGGGCGGGGTTTCGCTGAAAGGAGGCATCGGAAAAATCTCATATGTGGTGGCGGGGATATTGATTTTGGGGACGGTGGAGAACGCCATGAACCTGTTGAATATTTCACCGTTCTCGCAGTATGTGGTGCGTGGCCTGATCCTGCTGGCAGCCGTGATATTCGACCGTTACAAGCAAAAAGCGAAGCGCACGGTCTGAGTTTTTTCCTGGCGTAAGCCTGCTCAACTATTAACCATAGTTGAGCCTCCTGCCGCCCCGCCAGTTTTGCTGGCGGGGCGGTTGCTAAATGGCGAGCGACGTCACACTGTCTATACTTACATGGCTATGAAAGGGGGAAAGGCGTTTGCCCCTCGTCAACTGTAAGGAGGAAAAGGGTGGCTGACTTGTTAACTGCACCGCCTGTACTACCCGGTAAATATGCCTGGTTTTTTGATCTCGACGGCACGCTCGCCGGGATCCAGCCGCATCCTGACGATGTCGTGGTCCCGGATACGGTGTTAGAGGATTTGCATCAGCTCTCGCAGATGAACGCTGGAGCACTGGCATTGATTTCAGGGCGCTCTATGGCTGAGCTGGATATGCTCGCCGGGCCTTACCACTTTCCGCTGGCTGGAGTACACGGAGCGGAGCGCCGCGACATCCATGATCAATTGCATATTGTCTCGCTTCCTGAGGCGTTGATTAACACGCTGCATGCGGAGCTTATCGCGTCGCTGGCACAGCTTCCGGGCACCGAACTGGAAGCCAAAGGCATGGCCTTTGCGCTGCACTATCGCCAGGCACCTCACCATGAAGCGGCGATATTTTCCATTGCCCGTAGCCTGGCTGATGCACACCCTCAGCTTGCGCTCCAGCCGGGTAAATGCGTGGTAGAAATCAAACCTGAAGGGATAAATAAAGGCGCCGCCATTGCTGCATTTATGGCTGAGCCACCGTTTAAAGGCAGGACGCCGGTATTTTTTGGGGATGACCTGACCGATGAGGCCGGGTTCAGTGTGGTAAACCAGGCCGGAGGGATATCTGTCAAAGTCGGCCCTGGAGAAACACGTGCCAAATGGCGGCTGGAAAGTGTCGCCAGCGTCTGGCAGTGGATATCTGACGTCGCTAACCAGCAACAACAACAAATAGCGCAAAACAACGGGAGAAATCATTATGGGTCGCTTAGTCGTCGTCTCTAATCGCATCGCACCGCCGGATGATAAAAAAGCCAGCGCAGGTGGC
This region of Enterobacter cancerogenus genomic DNA includes:
- a CDS encoding DJ-1/PfpI family protein; protein product: MARVAVLLAPGFEEAEAIITIDILRRLAIDVDTLACAESRAVVSYHNIPMVADSTLSERRDTLYDAVVIPGGPQGSVNLAADREVIRFISLHDECGKWICPLCSAAARVLGGNGLLKGRRYVCSGDLWQSVEDGEYVDAPVVEDKNLLSGKGLGHAFDFALTLSARLLGDEAPVRDHAEHIYYTW
- the araF gene encoding arabinose ABC transporter substrate-binding protein AraF; protein product: MHKFTKALAAIGLAAVMSQSAMAENVKLGFLVKQPEEPWFQTEWKFADKAGKDLGFEVIKIAVPDGEKTLNAIDSLAASGAKGFVICTPDPKLGSAIVAKARGYDMKVIAVDDQFVNAKGKPMDTVPLVMMAATKIGERQGQELYKEMQKRGWDVKETGVMAITADELDTARRRTTGSMDALKAAGFPEKQIYKVPTKSNDIPGAFDAANSMLVQHPEVKHWLVVGMNDNTVLGGVRATEGQGFKAPDVIGIGINGVDAVSELSKAQATGFYGSLLPSPDVHGYKSSEMLYNWVTKGAEPPKFTEVTDVVLITRDNFKEELAKKGLGGK
- the araG gene encoding L-arabinose ABC transporter ATP-binding protein AraG, with protein sequence MQQSLPYLSFRGIGKTFPGVNALTDISFDCYPGQVHALMGENGAGKSTLLKILSGNYTPTTGTLAIRGEEVAFADTTAALNAGVAIIYQELHLIPEMTVAENIYLGQLPHKSGVVNRSLLNYEAGLQLKHLGLDVDPQTPLKYLSIGQWQMVEIAKALARNAKIIAFDEPTSSLSAREIDNLFRVIRELRKEGRIILYVSHRMEEIFALSDAITVFKDGRYVRTFTDMQQVNHDQLVQAMVGRDLGDIYHWKPREYGPERLRLDTVKAPGVRTPISLSVRSGEIVGLFGLVGAGRSELLKGLFGGTRITQGQILVDGKKVDIQKPAHAITAGIMLCPEDRKAEGIIPVHSVRDNINISARRKFIRAGCLINDGWESSNAEHHIRSLNIKTPGAEQLIMNLSGGNQQKAILGRWLSEDMKVIMLDEPTRGIDVGAKHEIYNVIYELAKRGVAVLFASSDLPEVLGVADRIVVMREGEIAGELLHEQANEQLALSLAMPKVSQAVA
- the araH gene encoding arabinose ABC transporter permease AraH, whose product is MSSVTTSGAPKTAFSFGRIWDQYGMLVVFAVLFLACAIFVPNFATFINMKGLGLAISMSGMVACGMLFCLASGDFDLSVASVIACAGVTAAVVINLTESLWIGVLAGLMLGVLSGLVNGFVIARLKINALITTLATMQIVRGLAYIISDGKAVGIEDERFFTLGYANWLGLPAPIWLTVACLILFGFLLNRTTFGRNTLAIGGNEEAARLAGVPVVRTKIIIFVLSGLVSAAAGIILASRMTSGQPMTSIGYELIVISACVLGGVSLKGGIGKISYVVAGILILGTVENAMNLLNISPFSQYVVRGLILLAAVIFDRYKQKAKRTV
- the otsB gene encoding trehalose-phosphatase, with product MADLLTAPPVLPGKYAWFFDLDGTLAGIQPHPDDVVVPDTVLEDLHQLSQMNAGALALISGRSMAELDMLAGPYHFPLAGVHGAERRDIHDQLHIVSLPEALINTLHAELIASLAQLPGTELEAKGMAFALHYRQAPHHEAAIFSIARSLADAHPQLALQPGKCVVEIKPEGINKGAAIAAFMAEPPFKGRTPVFFGDDLTDEAGFSVVNQAGGISVKVGPGETRAKWRLESVASVWQWISDVANQQQQQIAQNNGRNHYGSLSRRL